TGTTTATATGAAAACCAGAACTATTTTACTGAAAATCTGCTCGTTCTTATTAGTCATGGGCTACTTTTCAGGTATTTTAACTGCAACCGGCGCTTATGCTGCAGAAGATATTCTAACAATCACCCAAAATGCCGGCTATCAAACAAATGAATTTTATAAGCCAAAAGCTTCGATCGTCATTGAAGCTCAAACTGGTCAAGTTCTTTGGGAAGACAATCCTGATTTAAAATGGAACCCGGCTAGTATCGCTAAACTGATGTCTGTCTACCTTGTTTTTGAAGCACTTGAGCAAGGTAAATTTACGTTAGATACAACGGTCAAAGCAACAGATAACGACCAAGCGATTTCACAGATTTATGAGTTAAGTAACAATTCAATCGTTTCAGGTGTCGACTATCCCGTTCGTGACCTACTCTACGCGACACTTGTCCAGTCATCAAATGTTGCCACCGTCATGCTAGCGAACCTTGTAACTGCTCATGATGAATCCAAGTTTATTCATATGATGAATGACAAAGCTAAAGAACTTGGCATGACCAACTCAACCTTTTATAATTGTAGCGGAGCTGAAACGGGTGCTTTTAACGGCTATTATAAACCAGAAGGAATCGACCAAAATGCAGACAACGTAACCACTGCTCGTGATTTAGCTATTTTATCTTATCATTTATTGAAAAACTATCCGGATACCGTGAAGTATACAAGTCCCGTCCAGATCACGATCATGGAAAATACGCCTTATGCTGAAGTCCTAGAAAATCATAATTATTCCTTGCCTGGTCTTGCTTATGGTTATGAAGGTGCCGATGGCTTAAAAACTGGTTCAAGCCCAACTGGCGGCTTCAACTATGCTGCTACTGCCAAACGCGAAGATACACGCTTGATTGAAATTGTCTTAGGTGTTGGCGATTGGGAAGACCAAGAAGGCGAACTTCAGCGCCACGCATTTGGTAATGCTATTTTTGATCGTGCTTTTGCTACTTATGAATACAAACAACTACTTGCTACAGGAAATCATACGATCAACAAAGAAGAAGTGATCTTGGATCAAGACTTTTATGGCGTTATTCAAAAAAATACCGAACCTGTCTTCACATTATCAACTGACAAACTAACGATGGACAATGGACTTGCCCAAGTTTCTCCAACCATCAAAGTGCCAAGTGTTTCATTTAAATATGCAAAAAAATTGAGAGCTCTACAAAACGGGACTTTCCTTCAAAATACTAAGAAAAAGAACGGTTTATCGACCTTTTTCGTTAATGGCTTACTGATTATCTTAGGTCTTTTAGTCATAGCCTTATCCAAACTATTTAAAAAAGAAACCACTGGAACGACCAAATTCAGCCCTATTTTGGCTCTAGGTGTCTTACTGATTCTCGCAGGAATTGCTTTAAGCATCTATACAATCGTCATCGGTCCATGGTTTTAATTGAATAACAAAGATAAACAGCCCCTGCTCGTAGGCGGCTGTTTTTTTGGCTCCCCCCGTTCAACTTTTTGTGGTTAACTCTTTGAGTAACCAGTGCTTGATTTGACTTCCAGATAAAGTAAGGTCTTATCAAAAATTGTTACTCTTGAAACAACATTAGCTGAGACTTTGAACGAAGAATATTAGTTAGAACTAGACCTTTAAGTGATAAATGCATAAAAAGCATATTTTTATGAAGTTCACACAAATTTGGGTAAGAAAATTTAGTATTAGTCTTTAGTATTTGGGGTAATTATTTATTTTTCTTTAGTTGTTTGATTT
The DNA window shown above is from Enterococcus sp. 12C11_DIV0727 and carries:
- a CDS encoding DUF1958 domain-containing protein, translated to MKTRTILLKICSFLLVMGYFSGILTATGAYAAEDILTITQNAGYQTNEFYKPKASIVIEAQTGQVLWEDNPDLKWNPASIAKLMSVYLVFEALEQGKFTLDTTVKATDNDQAISQIYELSNNSIVSGVDYPVRDLLYATLVQSSNVATVMLANLVTAHDESKFIHMMNDKAKELGMTNSTFYNCSGAETGAFNGYYKPEGIDQNADNVTTARDLAILSYHLLKNYPDTVKYTSPVQITIMENTPYAEVLENHNYSLPGLAYGYEGADGLKTGSSPTGGFNYAATAKREDTRLIEIVLGVGDWEDQEGELQRHAFGNAIFDRAFATYEYKQLLATGNHTINKEEVILDQDFYGVIQKNTEPVFTLSTDKLTMDNGLAQVSPTIKVPSVSFKYAKKLRALQNGTFLQNTKKKNGLSTFFVNGLLIILGLLVIALSKLFKKETTGTTKFSPILALGVLLILAGIALSIYTIVIGPWF